In one Pseudarthrobacter sp. NBSH8 genomic region, the following are encoded:
- a CDS encoding phage holin family protein, whose product MRSFIVRVLINGLALWIASWILPGLDISTSATTAAVANTGVTQGTETVGIILAYLFIGLIFGVVNAFVRPLVSLLSLPITILTLGLFTIVINAAMLYLTSWLSSYTPVDFTIDSFFWTAVLAAIIITLISLVASRVPGGRRR is encoded by the coding sequence ATGCGCTCATTTATTGTTCGAGTCCTCATAAACGGGCTGGCCCTCTGGATTGCCAGCTGGATACTGCCGGGCCTGGATATCTCTACTTCGGCGACTACCGCGGCGGTGGCCAACACGGGCGTAACGCAGGGTACCGAGACCGTCGGCATCATTCTCGCGTACCTGTTCATCGGTTTGATCTTCGGTGTGGTGAACGCGTTTGTCCGCCCCCTGGTCAGCCTCCTGTCCTTGCCCATCACCATCCTCACGCTGGGCCTGTTCACCATCGTCATCAACGCCGCCATGCTGTATCTGACGTCCTGGCTCAGCAGTTACACGCCGGTGGATTTCACCATCGACTCGTTCTTCTGGACGGCAGTCCTCGCAGCCATCATCATCACGCTCATTTCGCTGGTCGCGAGCAGGGTTCCGGGCGGCCGCCGACGCTAG
- a CDS encoding dihydrolipoamide acetyltransferase family protein has translation MTLNKFNLPDVGEGLTEAEIVSWKVKPGDTVAINDVLCEIETAKSLVELPSPFAGTVTELLVPEGVTIDVGTAIISVSDAVSGDPTPADVPAPATPVQPLYGKLPTDDGGTAGSALAGGPLVGSGPKADAVKRRPRKSAPAAQAGSAPVPVVERAGENPVAEPVEARTGPPARISPSTNTGLVDNRPTLSGTITGLVNRVLAKPPVRKIARDLGIDLADVVATGSRGEVTREDLVSYQSQRDAELDQAEGFWGKAGKPQDQRIERIPVKGVRKATAKAMVESAFAAPHVSIFVDVDASRTMEFVKRLKASRDFEGIKVSPLLILAKAVIWAAARNPSVNATWVDNVDGTDAAEIQVKHYMNLGIAAATPRGLMVPNIKDAQDLSLKELALALNNLATTARAGKTQPAEMQGGTLTVTNIGALGIDTGTPIINPGEVAIVAFGTIKQKPWVLDGEVIPRWITTLGGSFDHRVVDGDLSARFMADVAAILEEPALLLD, from the coding sequence ATGACTCTGAACAAGTTCAACCTGCCCGACGTGGGCGAAGGCCTCACCGAGGCGGAAATCGTCTCCTGGAAGGTCAAGCCGGGGGACACCGTCGCCATCAACGACGTCCTGTGCGAGATCGAGACCGCCAAGTCGCTCGTTGAGCTGCCATCCCCCTTCGCCGGCACCGTCACCGAGCTGCTGGTCCCCGAGGGCGTGACCATCGACGTCGGAACCGCCATCATCAGCGTCTCGGACGCCGTTTCCGGCGACCCGACGCCCGCTGACGTCCCGGCCCCCGCCACTCCGGTCCAGCCCTTGTACGGCAAGCTTCCCACGGATGACGGCGGCACGGCGGGCAGTGCCCTGGCCGGCGGTCCGCTGGTGGGATCGGGCCCCAAGGCCGACGCCGTCAAGCGCCGTCCCCGGAAGTCGGCACCTGCCGCCCAGGCCGGGTCAGCCCCGGTCCCCGTGGTCGAGCGTGCGGGCGAAAACCCGGTGGCCGAGCCTGTCGAGGCCCGGACCGGCCCTCCCGCCCGGATTTCGCCAAGCACAAACACCGGGTTGGTCGATAACCGTCCCACGCTCAGTGGAACCATTACAGGCCTCGTGAACCGTGTCCTGGCCAAGCCTCCCGTCCGCAAGATCGCCCGGGATCTGGGGATCGATCTGGCCGATGTGGTGGCCACCGGCTCCCGCGGCGAAGTCACGCGCGAGGACCTGGTCAGCTACCAGTCCCAGCGCGATGCAGAGCTGGATCAAGCGGAGGGCTTCTGGGGCAAAGCCGGCAAGCCGCAGGACCAGCGGATTGAACGAATTCCGGTCAAGGGCGTCCGCAAGGCGACGGCCAAGGCGATGGTGGAGTCGGCTTTCGCTGCACCCCACGTGAGCATCTTTGTTGATGTTGACGCCAGCCGCACCATGGAGTTCGTCAAGCGCCTGAAGGCTTCGCGCGACTTTGAGGGTATCAAGGTTTCCCCGCTGCTGATCCTGGCCAAGGCCGTCATCTGGGCTGCCGCGCGGAACCCCAGCGTCAACGCCACCTGGGTAGACAACGTGGACGGGACCGACGCCGCCGAGATCCAGGTCAAGCACTACATGAACCTTGGCATCGCCGCAGCCACCCCGCGCGGGCTGATGGTTCCCAACATCAAGGACGCCCAGGACCTGTCACTCAAGGAACTGGCATTGGCTCTGAACAACCTGGCCACCACGGCCCGGGCGGGCAAGACCCAGCCCGCCGAAATGCAGGGCGGCACGCTTACTGTCACCAACATCGGTGCGCTGGGGATCGATACGGGAACCCCGATCATCAACCCGGGCGAAGTGGCAATTGTGGCGTTCGGAACCATCAAGCAGAAGCCCTGGGTCCTGGACGGCGAAGTCATTCCGCGCTGGATCACCACGCTCGGCGGCTCCTTTGACCACCGCGTAGTGGACGGTGACTTGTCCGCCCGCTTTATGGCCGACGTCGCCGCGATCCTTGAGGAGCCGGCGCTCCTGCTGGACTAG
- a CDS encoding alpha-ketoacid dehydrogenase subunit beta translates to MTTMTIAKAINEGLRATLDNNPRTLLMGEDIGALGGVYRVTDGLLAEFGADRVVDTPLAESGIIGTAIGLALRGYLPVCEIQFDGFVFPGFNQITTQLAKMHARSNGSLTVPVVVRIPYGGGIGSIEHHSESPEALFAHTAGLRIITPSNAHDAYWMIRQAVECQDPVIVFEPKRRYWLKGEVNTDSPGASADPFKAHVLREGTDATVVAYGPLVPVALAAADAAAEDGHSIEVIDLRSISPIDFDTVTASAKKTGRLVVAHEAPTFGGIGGEIAARISERAFLSLEAPVIRVGGFHMPYPVAKVEEDYLPDIDRILEALDRSLAY, encoded by the coding sequence ATGACCACCATGACCATAGCCAAGGCCATTAATGAGGGCCTGCGCGCCACCCTGGACAACAACCCGCGTACCCTGCTTATGGGCGAGGACATCGGAGCCCTGGGCGGCGTCTACCGCGTCACCGACGGCCTTCTCGCGGAGTTCGGCGCGGACCGCGTGGTGGACACACCGCTCGCGGAGTCCGGCATCATCGGCACGGCCATCGGCCTCGCCCTGCGCGGCTACCTGCCCGTCTGCGAGATCCAGTTCGACGGGTTTGTGTTCCCCGGCTTCAACCAGATCACCACCCAGCTGGCCAAGATGCACGCCCGCAGCAACGGCAGCCTCACCGTTCCCGTCGTTGTCCGGATCCCATACGGCGGCGGTATCGGCTCCATTGAGCACCATTCGGAATCACCGGAGGCGCTGTTCGCCCACACCGCAGGCCTGCGCATCATCACACCGTCCAACGCCCACGACGCCTACTGGATGATCCGGCAGGCAGTGGAGTGCCAGGACCCCGTGATCGTCTTCGAACCGAAGCGCCGCTACTGGCTCAAGGGCGAGGTCAACACTGATTCTCCCGGCGCATCTGCCGATCCCTTTAAAGCCCACGTGCTCCGCGAGGGCACGGACGCCACAGTGGTGGCCTACGGACCGCTCGTACCGGTGGCCCTTGCCGCTGCCGACGCCGCTGCCGAGGACGGTCACAGCATCGAGGTCATCGACCTGCGCTCCATTTCGCCGATCGACTTCGACACCGTCACGGCGTCCGCGAAGAAGACCGGCCGGCTTGTTGTGGCGCATGAGGCGCCGACGTTCGGCGGCATCGGCGGCGAGATCGCAGCCCGGATCAGCGAACGGGCATTCCTCTCACTGGAGGCTCCCGTGATCCGGGTGGGCGGCTTCCATATGCCGTACCCGGTGGCGAAGGTCGAGGAAGACTACCTCCCCGACATCGACCGCATCCTCGAGGCGCTGGACCGCTCCCTGGCCTACTAG
- a CDS encoding phosphatase PAP2 family protein: protein MNQAAVRSRNRAARWLTEVFQPPVVVTLQLLISPVVEAGFPGTIGYGALAALFVCVLPLLVLLGLVRLGKVTDHHVSDRKQRAPVLLMALGFVAAGLVVLQAANAPRSVMVMVLAIIAGIIVLAAVSPVWKISGHAAAVSSAAVICVLMLGPAWLPLLLLVPAVGWSRVVLRAHTLAQVVAGSLFGGLVMAGLWWLLRGWLT, encoded by the coding sequence GTGAACCAGGCTGCCGTTCGGTCCAGGAACCGGGCAGCCAGGTGGCTGACTGAGGTGTTCCAACCACCGGTGGTGGTGACGCTACAACTCCTCATCAGCCCCGTGGTCGAGGCTGGATTCCCTGGCACCATTGGCTATGGAGCCTTGGCCGCGCTGTTTGTGTGTGTGCTGCCGCTCCTGGTGCTCCTGGGGCTCGTGCGGCTGGGCAAGGTCACGGACCATCACGTCAGCGACCGCAAACAGCGCGCGCCCGTGCTGCTGATGGCGCTTGGATTTGTTGCCGCCGGTCTGGTGGTGCTGCAGGCCGCCAACGCCCCGCGAAGCGTAATGGTCATGGTGCTGGCCATCATCGCCGGCATCATTGTGCTGGCCGCCGTGAGCCCCGTCTGGAAGATCAGCGGTCATGCTGCGGCGGTATCGTCGGCGGCAGTTATTTGTGTCCTGATGCTAGGTCCGGCCTGGCTGCCGCTGCTCCTGCTGGTTCCCGCCGTCGGTTGGTCGCGGGTGGTGCTCCGCGCACATACCCTGGCGCAGGTTGTGGCCGGTTCGCTTTTTGGCGGCTTGGTGATGGCGGGCCTTTGGTGGCTTTTGCGTGGCTGGCTCACCTAG
- a CDS encoding GNAT family N-acetyltransferase yields MQTNPRLNIRSVTWSNPVGADLRRAQQAELDARFGTPDHEPGTPPSGADCAVFLVAYDKGSGQPVGCGGLRLLDSATAEIKRLYVLPYTRGSGVASSILAALEAEAHKQGITRIKAEAGSAQPDGRNFYENSGFDSVPNFGAYVGVEHSYCYAKSIDSHSAAHTAMA; encoded by the coding sequence ATGCAGACCAATCCGCGGCTCAACATCCGTTCGGTCACCTGGTCCAACCCCGTGGGCGCCGATCTGCGCAGGGCCCAGCAGGCGGAACTGGACGCCCGCTTCGGTACCCCTGACCACGAACCGGGGACCCCGCCGTCGGGCGCCGACTGCGCCGTGTTCCTGGTGGCGTACGACAAAGGCTCGGGACAGCCCGTGGGCTGCGGCGGACTCAGGCTCCTGGACAGCGCCACTGCCGAAATCAAGCGGCTTTATGTGCTCCCGTATACGCGGGGATCGGGCGTGGCCAGCTCCATCCTGGCGGCCCTCGAAGCAGAGGCGCACAAGCAGGGCATCACGCGCATCAAGGCCGAAGCGGGCTCGGCGCAGCCGGACGGCCGGAACTTCTACGAGAACTCCGGCTTCGACTCCGTCCCCAACTTTGGCGCTTACGTGGGAGTGGAGCACTCGTACTGCTACGCCAAGTCGATTGACTCGCACAGCGCCGCCCACACTGCCATGGCATGA
- a CDS encoding thymidine kinase: MAKLYFRYGAMNSGKSTGLLQAAFNYEERGQRVLLAKPGVDTKGDTDIVSRLGMTRSVDFLLSATTPVRELFAAHAAGDDPDALLEHMDQKPVACFLVDEAQFLTPAQVDDLFRIAVLDNVPVLAYGIRTDFLTHAFPGSRRLLEVAHTLEELKTICRCGRKAIFNTRRVGNKVVFDGDQVAIDGQDVWYESLCGSCYLEESGGRLGS, translated from the coding sequence TTGGCCAAGCTCTACTTCCGCTACGGCGCCATGAATTCCGGCAAGTCCACCGGACTCCTGCAGGCCGCTTTCAACTACGAGGAGCGCGGACAGCGCGTCCTGCTGGCCAAGCCTGGCGTGGATACCAAAGGCGATACGGACATTGTGTCCCGGCTGGGCATGACACGGTCCGTGGACTTCCTGCTGTCCGCCACCACCCCCGTGCGCGAACTCTTCGCCGCCCATGCGGCCGGCGATGACCCGGATGCGCTGCTGGAGCACATGGACCAGAAGCCGGTGGCCTGTTTTCTGGTGGACGAGGCCCAGTTCCTGACGCCGGCCCAGGTGGATGACCTGTTCCGCATCGCCGTCCTGGACAACGTCCCGGTACTGGCTTATGGCATCAGGACCGACTTCCTGACCCATGCCTTCCCGGGATCACGCCGGCTTCTGGAGGTGGCCCACACGCTGGAAGAGCTCAAGACCATTTGCCGGTGCGGGCGCAAGGCCATCTTCAACACCCGGCGGGTTGGCAACAAGGTGGTGTTCGACGGCGATCAGGTGGCCATCGACGGCCAGGACGTCTGGTACGAATCCCTGTGCGGGTCCTGCTACCTCGAGGAATCTGGCGGCCGGCTGGGTTCCTGA
- a CDS encoding universal stress protein — protein MSGIIVVGVDGSGTAKKAAESARDLAAAVGASLHVVSAFDSDRTEIFGSGSDQWIVSDADGAEHVAKTVAEALAGSIKVTYSAARGKPAEALIKESERLGATMIVVGNRRMRGIGRVLGSVANSVAHNATCDVYIANTYDAD, from the coding sequence ATGAGCGGAATTATTGTTGTTGGCGTCGACGGCAGCGGCACCGCCAAGAAGGCCGCCGAATCGGCCCGGGATCTCGCCGCCGCCGTGGGTGCCTCGCTTCACGTCGTCTCAGCTTTCGACAGCGACCGTACCGAGATCTTCGGCTCTGGAAGCGACCAGTGGATCGTTTCCGACGCCGACGGTGCCGAGCATGTTGCCAAGACAGTGGCCGAGGCCCTGGCCGGTTCCATCAAGGTGACCTACTCGGCCGCCCGCGGCAAGCCTGCCGAAGCGCTCATCAAGGAATCCGAGCGCCTGGGCGCCACGATGATCGTTGTGGGCAACCGGCGGATGCGCGGCATCGGCCGGGTCCTGGGAAGCGTGGCCAACAGCGTGGCCCACAATGCCACGTGCGACGTCTACATTGCCAACACCTACGACGCCGACTAA
- the purB gene encoding adenylosuccinate lyase, with amino-acid sequence MPETAATADTRTPSGRLALAASPDQIALGPLDGRYQSAVAPLVDYLSEAALNRDRVAVEVEWLIHLTSNNVLPGAGQLTVEQQKKLRAIVTEFNSASVSELAEIEAVTVHDVKAVEYYIGRRLPGVGIGNLTAMVHFGCTSEDINNLAYALGVKGAVEDVWLPAARALVAQISRMAEENRAVPMLSRTHGQPATPTTLGKELAVIAHRLTRQLDRIAKTEYLGKINGATGTYAAHVASVPGADWQQVAKSFVEGLDLTWNPLTTQIESHDWQAELYADVARFNRILHNVCTDVWSYISIGYFAQIPVAGATGSSTMPHKVNPIRFENAEANLEISSGLLDVLGSTLVTSRWQRDLTDSSSQRNIGVAFGHSLLAISNVAKGLDRLDVAKDILAGDLDTNWEILGEAIQMVMRAEAIAGVEGMENPYERLKDLTRGQRVDAARMREFVQSLGLSPEAEARLLALTPGKYTGIADQLVDHLN; translated from the coding sequence ATGCCTGAAACTGCCGCCACAGCTGATACCCGCACGCCCTCCGGACGCCTGGCCCTCGCCGCGTCACCGGACCAGATCGCCCTGGGCCCGCTGGACGGCCGTTACCAGTCCGCCGTCGCGCCCCTCGTTGACTACCTGTCCGAGGCAGCACTGAACCGTGACCGTGTGGCCGTGGAAGTCGAGTGGCTCATCCACCTGACCAGCAATAACGTCCTTCCCGGCGCAGGCCAGCTCACCGTGGAGCAGCAGAAAAAGCTCCGCGCGATCGTCACCGAATTCAACTCCGCCTCAGTGTCCGAGCTCGCCGAAATCGAAGCGGTCACGGTCCATGACGTGAAGGCTGTTGAGTACTACATCGGCCGCCGTCTGCCCGGCGTCGGCATCGGGAACCTGACAGCCATGGTCCACTTCGGCTGCACGTCCGAGGACATCAACAACCTTGCTTACGCCCTGGGCGTCAAGGGTGCTGTGGAGGACGTGTGGCTGCCAGCAGCACGCGCCCTCGTGGCCCAGATCAGCAGGATGGCCGAGGAGAACCGTGCGGTTCCCATGCTGTCCCGCACACACGGCCAGCCGGCCACGCCCACCACCCTGGGCAAGGAGCTGGCAGTCATCGCGCACCGCCTGACCCGCCAACTGGACCGGATCGCCAAGACCGAATACCTGGGCAAGATCAACGGCGCCACCGGGACATACGCAGCCCATGTGGCTTCTGTCCCCGGCGCCGACTGGCAGCAGGTGGCCAAGTCCTTCGTCGAGGGCCTGGACTTGACGTGGAACCCGCTGACCACCCAGATTGAAAGCCATGACTGGCAGGCCGAGCTTTACGCCGACGTTGCCCGGTTCAACCGGATCCTGCACAACGTCTGCACGGACGTGTGGAGCTACATCTCCATCGGCTACTTCGCCCAGATCCCCGTGGCCGGCGCCACCGGATCCTCCACGATGCCGCACAAGGTCAACCCCATCCGGTTCGAGAACGCCGAGGCCAACCTGGAAATCTCCTCCGGCCTCCTGGACGTGCTCGGCTCAACACTGGTGACCTCCCGCTGGCAGCGCGACCTCACCGACTCCTCCAGCCAGCGCAACATCGGCGTGGCGTTCGGCCACTCACTCCTGGCGATCTCCAACGTGGCCAAGGGCCTGGACCGCCTCGACGTTGCCAAAGACATCCTCGCGGGCGACCTCGACACCAACTGGGAAATCCTGGGCGAGGCCATCCAGATGGTCATGCGCGCCGAGGCGATCGCCGGCGTCGAAGGCATGGAAAACCCGTACGAGCGGCTCAAAGACCTCACCCGCGGCCAGCGTGTGGATGCCGCCCGCATGCGGGAATTCGTCCAGAGCCTGGGACTCTCCCCCGAGGCCGAGGCCCGGCTGCTCGCCCTCACGCCGGGCAAGTACACCGGCATCGCGGACCAGCTGGTGGACCACCTCAATTAA
- a CDS encoding histidinol-phosphate transaminase codes for MTSSEMLPGEIRPRPVVGRLPRYAAGKPPVAVDGLASYKLSSNENPLPPLPAVLEAISNQTDFNRYPDPLSSKLRAALAEFLAVPAEDIVAGAGSLGALNQLLSTFAGRNDDGKADEVVYAWRSFEAYPISVGLVGAESVRIPLTADGRHDLDAMAAAVTVRTRVILLCTPNNPTGPILTTAEAERFIQAVPSDVVVVIDEAYQEFVRASDAVDGIAMYRKYPNVVVLRTFSKAHGLAGLRVGYSISNPGLTQYLRVAATPFSVSQIAEKAAIVSLQNYPLVVERVQSIVDERTRVTSGLRELGWFVPEAEGNFIWLNLGENSTEFAELAGTQALSVRAFGSEGVRVSIGEAEANSRFLELCANYTKAPRRS; via the coding sequence ATGACTTCATCAGAGATGCTGCCTGGCGAAATCCGGCCGCGCCCCGTGGTTGGCCGGCTTCCCCGCTACGCCGCAGGAAAGCCTCCCGTCGCCGTAGACGGGCTGGCCAGCTACAAGCTCTCCTCCAACGAGAACCCCTTGCCGCCTCTTCCGGCCGTGCTGGAGGCGATTTCCAACCAGACGGACTTCAACCGCTACCCCGACCCCCTCAGCAGCAAGCTTCGTGCTGCGCTCGCCGAGTTCCTGGCGGTACCGGCCGAGGACATTGTCGCGGGAGCCGGAAGCCTCGGTGCCCTGAACCAGTTGCTGTCCACATTCGCCGGCCGGAACGACGACGGTAAGGCGGACGAAGTGGTGTATGCGTGGCGGTCCTTCGAGGCGTATCCCATCAGCGTTGGCCTGGTGGGCGCGGAAAGCGTCCGCATCCCGCTGACGGCAGACGGACGACACGACCTTGACGCCATGGCTGCAGCCGTGACCGTCCGCACCAGGGTCATCCTGCTTTGCACCCCAAACAACCCTACGGGGCCCATCCTGACCACTGCCGAAGCGGAGCGGTTCATCCAGGCGGTCCCATCCGACGTTGTGGTGGTTATCGATGAGGCCTACCAAGAGTTCGTCCGTGCCAGCGATGCCGTGGACGGCATCGCAATGTACCGAAAATACCCGAATGTTGTGGTGCTCCGGACGTTCTCCAAGGCACACGGATTGGCGGGCCTGCGCGTGGGCTACAGCATCTCGAACCCCGGGCTGACCCAGTACCTTCGCGTCGCGGCCACGCCCTTCTCCGTGTCACAGATCGCTGAGAAAGCAGCCATCGTCTCGTTGCAGAACTACCCGCTGGTTGTAGAAAGGGTACAAAGCATCGTGGACGAACGAACCCGGGTAACCAGCGGGCTGCGTGAGCTCGGCTGGTTTGTGCCAGAGGCGGAGGGCAACTTCATCTGGCTGAACCTCGGTGAGAACAGCACGGAATTTGCCGAACTGGCGGGCACACAGGCGCTTTCGGTGCGGGCCTTCGGCAGTGAAGGCGTGCGGGTCAGCATAGGCGAGGCAGAGGCCAACAGTCGGTTCCTCGAGCTCTGTGCAAACTATACAAAGGCGCCGCGACGTTCCTAG
- a CDS encoding histidine phosphatase family protein, which produces MKLLLIRHGQTPGNVLGQLDTAHPGPGLTELGERQAEAMARSLANEQIGALYTSTLLRTQITAGPLSRLHGLELEILDGLHEIEAGALEKLTDHESHMRYMGTVFAWAAGDLDRRMPAGPNGHDFVERFDAAINRIAERAASNGGTAVAAVVSHGAAIRTWTGLRAAGADHEFAARHVLSNTGIVALEGDPGAGWKLIHWDGSPVGGLALTDPTAEDPTGDAV; this is translated from the coding sequence ATGAAGCTGCTCCTCATCCGCCACGGACAGACCCCCGGAAATGTTCTCGGCCAGCTGGACACCGCCCACCCCGGGCCCGGGCTGACCGAACTGGGCGAACGCCAGGCAGAGGCCATGGCACGGTCCCTGGCCAACGAGCAGATAGGCGCCCTGTACACGTCAACGCTTCTGCGGACCCAGATCACGGCCGGCCCGCTGTCCCGGCTCCACGGTCTTGAGCTTGAAATCCTGGATGGTCTGCACGAAATCGAGGCAGGGGCCCTGGAGAAACTGACCGACCACGAGTCGCATATGCGATACATGGGCACGGTGTTTGCTTGGGCAGCCGGTGACCTGGACCGCAGGATGCCTGCCGGCCCTAACGGCCACGACTTTGTCGAACGGTTCGACGCCGCCATCAACCGGATTGCCGAGCGCGCGGCCAGCAATGGGGGCACCGCCGTCGCGGCCGTCGTGAGTCATGGCGCCGCCATCCGCACCTGGACAGGTCTCCGCGCCGCCGGCGCCGACCATGAGTTCGCGGCCCGGCATGTCCTGTCCAACACCGGCATCGTGGCCCTGGAAGGGGACCCCGGCGCCGGCTGGAAGCTGATCCATTGGGACGGGAGCCCGGTGGGCGGCCTCGCCCTTACGGATCCGACCGCCGAGGACCCCACCGGCGACGCCGTATAG
- a CDS encoding acyl-CoA thioesterase produces MESTDITFRTRKWIRPEDLNANGTLFGGSLLKWIDEEAAIYAILQLGNGRAVTKYISEINFVSSAVQGDLVEMGLTATRFGRTSLTMRAEVRNMITRQSILTIEEIVFVNLSPAGKPEPHGYTEITYERDRIPTHHLTETLIQD; encoded by the coding sequence ATGGAATCCACTGACATCACCTTCCGCACCCGCAAATGGATCCGGCCGGAGGACCTGAACGCCAACGGAACCCTCTTCGGCGGAAGCCTGCTGAAATGGATCGATGAGGAAGCCGCGATCTACGCCATCCTCCAGCTTGGCAACGGCCGCGCTGTCACGAAGTACATCTCGGAGATCAACTTCGTGAGCTCCGCCGTGCAGGGCGACCTGGTGGAGATGGGCCTGACGGCAACGCGCTTCGGCCGGACATCCTTGACCATGCGCGCCGAAGTCCGCAACATGATCACGCGCCAGAGCATCCTCACCATCGAAGAGATCGTCTTTGTGAACCTCAGCCCGGCTGGCAAGCCGGAGCCACACGGCTACACCGAAATCACCTATGAGCGGGACCGGATTCCCACTCATCACCTGACCGAAACGCTCATTCAGGACTGA
- a CDS encoding thiamine pyrophosphate-dependent dehydrogenase E1 component subunit alpha, producing MGATHLPSTEFDQTAADDQLEAEAEAQLGSPAEPMVQLLAPDGTLGTDPVFSAYADRLDGKKLRGFYADMAKIRRFDVEATALQRQGQLALWVPLTGQEAAQIGSGRASQPQDYIFPTYREHGVALTRNVDLAELLRQFRGVSNGGWNPKDTNFHLYTLVLAAQTPHAVGYAMGIQRDQKLAAAAVAADAAADRPAEPKAAVMVYFGDGASSEGDVHESMVFAASYNAPVVFFCQNNHWAISVPSSVQTRIPLSNRAKGYGFPGIRVDGNDAIAVHAVTEWALEHAREGNGPVLIEAFTYRVGAHTTADDPTKYRESAEETLWRAKDPLDRLEKYLRAQGLADDAYFDQVKADGDELAAYVRKTTYDLETPDIRTAFANTYVEAHPLVAEELAWFEEYSAGFAETPEHSAEPSSPDPDDAATGVAR from the coding sequence ATGGGCGCCACACATCTGCCCTCCACCGAGTTCGATCAGACAGCGGCAGACGACCAACTCGAGGCTGAAGCCGAGGCCCAACTGGGCAGCCCGGCCGAGCCTATGGTGCAGTTGCTGGCGCCTGACGGGACCCTGGGGACGGACCCGGTCTTCTCGGCCTATGCAGATCGGCTGGACGGTAAAAAGCTGCGTGGCTTCTACGCTGACATGGCCAAGATCCGCCGCTTTGATGTGGAGGCAACCGCGCTCCAGCGCCAAGGCCAGCTGGCCCTGTGGGTCCCGCTGACCGGCCAGGAGGCTGCGCAGATCGGCTCCGGCCGGGCCAGTCAGCCGCAGGACTACATCTTCCCCACCTACCGTGAGCACGGCGTGGCACTGACCCGCAATGTGGACCTCGCTGAGCTCCTGCGCCAGTTCCGCGGCGTCTCGAACGGCGGCTGGAACCCGAAGGACACCAACTTCCATCTCTACACCCTGGTCCTGGCCGCGCAGACGCCGCACGCCGTCGGCTACGCCATGGGGATCCAGCGGGACCAGAAGCTCGCGGCAGCTGCAGTCGCCGCGGATGCGGCTGCGGACCGGCCGGCCGAGCCCAAGGCAGCGGTGATGGTCTACTTCGGTGACGGTGCCAGTTCCGAGGGCGACGTCCACGAATCCATGGTGTTCGCCGCCTCCTACAACGCTCCGGTGGTGTTCTTCTGCCAGAACAACCACTGGGCCATCTCCGTTCCCAGCTCGGTGCAGACCCGCATACCGCTGTCCAACCGCGCCAAAGGTTACGGTTTCCCGGGCATCCGGGTGGACGGCAACGATGCGATCGCCGTCCACGCAGTGACCGAGTGGGCGCTCGAACATGCCCGCGAGGGCAACGGCCCGGTGCTGATCGAGGCCTTCACCTACCGCGTCGGTGCGCATACCACTGCTGATGACCCCACAAAGTACCGGGAATCCGCCGAGGAAACCTTGTGGCGGGCCAAGGATCCGCTGGACCGCCTGGAAAAGTATCTCCGGGCCCAGGGGCTGGCAGATGACGCCTACTTTGACCAGGTCAAGGCCGACGGCGACGAACTCGCCGCCTACGTCCGCAAGACCACGTACGACCTCGAGACCCCGGACATCCGGACGGCCTTCGCCAATACCTATGTCGAGGCCCACCCGCTGGTGGCCGAGGAATTGGCCTGGTTTGAGGAGTACAGCGCAGGCTTCGCTGAGACGCCGGAGCACAGCGCTGAACCCAGCAGCCCGGACCCGGATGACGCAGCGACAGGAGTGGCCCGCTGA